The genomic interval GAAGGGGAGAATCTAGACGTATTGAAAGCCAAAACGTGTCAAGCAGCTGAGAAGATTTCTAGGAAACTTGGCTATCGCGGGCCAATTTTGATGCAGGAGGAATAGGATAAATGAATACGGTATTTATTGCCGGCCATGCTAGATTACCATCGGGTATGGCGGCTAAAAGTATGTACGAAACACTAACCATCACAGCCGAAATCGATAAAAAGTACGGTGTCATTGTGGCTGCCAATTGTACGCTGGCAACCGAACATGGCAGGTATTTTGTTCACCATTTGTTAAGAGGCCATAGTTTGCAGGACGGTATTGAGACACCAGCGGAAATCATGAAAGAACACTATTTAGGAAAAGCCGGCAACGCGCTCGTGTCAGCATTGCATGATTTGTACAAGCAATATGCGCATTATCGGGAGAGTCATGGGTAGGGGAGTACTGTTGATGGTGAATCTTAGGACTTTCCGGGCTTTTTTTGCCAAGTAAATAGGTTTAATAGATGCGTTAGCTATCAGGGTTGCCTTGGAACATTTGGATATCCGTGAAGAAAAGCGGATAAGCTTTCGTAAAATAGGGTTTAGAAGAACAACTTTTGGGTTGCGTAGAACGAAATGAAAACAGAACATTTATTCTCTTGTTGCTGTTTTTTTATTTAGAATGATGGTAATATAATAATTGCAACTACATAGGTATAGTGGGCGGTTGGCCATCTTTCCCTGATCCTTGAGGCACGTTATAATCCGGGAAGGGAGGTGGTCAGGTGACGACATATGAGGCATTTAGTTTGGTAGCGCAGTTCAGTATTTCACTCGTAGCTACGTTAACTTTAATTGTCACGCTTGTCGTTTACCTGAATAAAAAGAAGTAACCGCTCCCACACCAAAGGTCAGCGATTACTTCTTTAGGTAGACAAGCCAGACAGCTGGCCAACTGCACTTTATGCAGTTTGTAGTTGCCGGTGACCGAGTAGTTTAACACTACTCGGTACCTTATTTCTAAGTATATTATAAGATGAAATAAATATACTGTCAATTTCTAGGATCAACACCAAAATCTATGGTTGACAAACTAGACTGCATTGTAGTGTCCGCTGCGGAAAAACACTACGCTTTCCGCGGACTTGAGCTCAGCTTTTTTCGCTTGCTATTAGTATTATTTTGTTTTTATCTGTTTCCTTCTTTACAGCCAATCTGGAAAAGCCATATGGTTTGTCACAAGCAGACTTGGATTATGACATTAAAATGTTCACAGGGCACGGATTTTCTGAGCAATTCGTTAATGGTGTAAAGGATTTGGACACGGTTATAGCGCATACGCTTGTTGTGAAAAAGGAAAACATCATCGAAGCATTAAAACAGGGAAGATATGGAAAAAGCCGCATTGTTCGCTCAAAATGCGGCTTTTTATATGTCTTTAGTTATACTTTAATGGTCGATTCCCATTGATTGATTACATAATTTAAGATCGGCAACTTTTTGAATAAGTTTATACTTTGGCATGATTTCCTTCCCACGTCGGGAGCATTTTGTTTAATGGTTTATCCTGACGATAGCCTAGTGCATAGTCCGCTTGCATAAGGGTGTGAATTTCTCTGGTTCCTTCGTAAATAACCGGGGCTTTGGAGTTTCGTAAATAGCGTTCGACCGGGTATTCATCGGAATAACCATATGCACCGTGGATCTGAACGGCGTCATCGGCAGCTTTATTAGCGAAATCACATGCCTGCCATTTAGCCATCGACGTTTCTTCGGTATTGCGTTTTCCTTCGTTCTTCAGCTCACCGGCACGGTACACAAGCAGGCTGCTCATTTCCAGACCGGCTTTCATGTTGGCAATCATGCGCTGAACCAGTTGATGCTGGCCGATTGGCTTGCCGAATGTTTCTCGTTCATGCGCGTATTTAAGACTTGCTTCCAAACATGCTCGAATTTGACCGACAGCACCTGCAGCAACCGTGAAACGCCCATTGTCGAGGGCAGACATGGCAATTTTGAACCCTTCACCTTCG from Lentibacillus cibarius carries:
- a CDS encoding putative holin-like toxin, whose translation is MTTYEAFSLVAQFSISLVATLTLIVTLVVYLNKKK
- a CDS encoding DUF3870 domain-containing protein, which translates into the protein MNTVFIAGHARLPSGMAAKSMYETLTITAEIDKKYGVIVAANCTLATEHGRYFVHHLLRGHSLQDGIETPAEIMKEHYLGKAGNALVSALHDLYKQYAHYRESHG